A genomic window from Syntrophales bacterium includes:
- a CDS encoding ATP-binding protein: protein MDELGYVPFSKEGSELLFQVLAERYEKGSNVITTNLGFADWTQVFGDPVMTAALLDRLTHKAHIINCTWESYRLKQSLKGKRTTPMKKQNTDGNDKG, encoded by the coding sequence ATTGATGAACTTGGCTATGTTCCCTTTTCCAAAGAAGGATCAGAACTGCTTTTTCAAGTCTTGGCAGAACGGTATGAAAAAGGTTCAAACGTAATCACCACCAATCTGGGATTTGCTGACTGGACTCAGGTGTTTGGCGATCCGGTCATGACTGCCGCTTTATTGGATCGCCTGACCCATAAGGCCCACATCATCAATTGCACGTGGGAGAGCTATCGGTTGAAACAAAGCCTTAAAGGAAAAAGAACAACGCCGATGAAGAAACAAAACACCGATGGAAATGATAAGGGCTGA